A region of the Kribbella sp. NBC_01245 genome:
ACGGTCAACAGGTACGTCGGCCGGGCCGGCGCCGCCTCGAGCTTCTTGCGCAGGTTCATCACGTGTACGTCGATCGTCCGGTCGAAGACGTAGTGCTCGAACCCGAACGCGTGCTCCAGCAACTGCTGCCGGGTGAACGCGCGCCCGGGTGATGCCGCCAGGCAGGCCAGGATCTTGAACTCGGCCGGCGTCACCTCGATCAGACGCCCGCCGAGTGACACCTCATGCCGGATCGGGTCGATCACCAGCTCGCCCACTTGGTAGACCTTCGCCGCGTCCGCCGTACCGGCCCGGCGCAGCACGGTGCGGACCCGCGCGACGAGTTCACGCGGGTTGTACGGCTTGGTCAGGTAGTCGTCCGCGCCGAGGTCCAGCCCGAGCAGCAGGTCGTCCTCGGTGGAACGGGCGGTCAGCATGATGATCGGAATGTTGCCGTCGGCCCGTAATACCCGGGTCACGTCCAGGCCGTCGACCTTGGGCATCATCACGTCCAGCACCAGCAGGTCGGGCGCACGCCGCCGGGCCTCCTCGATCGCCGCGCGCCCGTCGTGCACGACCACGGTCGAATGCCCGTCGCGCTCGAGGTAGCGGCGGATCAGCTCGGCCTGTTTGAGATCGTCTTCGGCGACGAGAATCCTGGCTGCCACGTTTTGGAGTGTCGCAGCAGAACGTGAGGATTCTATGAAGGTCAGCTGAGAAGTGGTCGGCGTCGGAGGTTCGTCGGCGTCTGCGGCGCCCAGGCGGGCACATCGCGGCGTTGGAGAAGAAGCCACGATGGAAAAGCATCGAGGCTCCTTCTCCGCCTTGCGCTGCACCCACCTGGACCCCGCAGCCACTCGACGACCCTCCGACGCCGACCACTTGGCCGACAAAAGCACGGGAGATCAACAGCTCCTTCACAGGTTCTTCACAGCCCCGGCGCCAGGCTGCAGCCCATGAACAGATCACGGAAGCCGGTGGCCCTCGCCGTACTCACCTTGCTGGCGGTTGCCGGCTGTGGAAGCGGCCCGGCCGATACCGGGAAAGACACGGCAGCAGGCGACGGTAAGAGCCCGCTGGCGCAATACATGGGCGAAATGTTCAGCGGCGGAAACGGCGGCGTGATGATGCGGGCGACCCGCGTCGGCGGCTCGGGCCAGCCGACTGAGCAGGAGCTGGCGAAACAGCGCAAGGTCAGCGAGCTGACCGCGGCGTGCATGAAGAAAGAGGGTTTCGAGTACGTCGTCACCCAGCCGGAGACCGAGCAGAAGAAGTCGAAGTTCGATGAGGCGTTCGACCTGCCGCCGGACAAGTTCGCCTCGCAGTACGGGTACGGCATCAGCACGATCGACTTCGCCGCGATGGCGACCGGTGACACGGACGACCCGAACCAGAAGCTCCGCAGCAAGCTGTCCCCGACGGCGCAGAAGGCGTACGACAAGGCGCTCGACGGCGACATGGCCGGCGGCCAGGGTGGCGTCGTGATCAGCAAGCCCGGCAGCGGCCCGACGAACTCGAACGCGCAGAACTCGGGCTGCCGGGGCAAGGCGTTCGAGGAGACGTACGGCAAACCCGGCGAGCAGGGTCCGGACCTGAACAAGTTCGACAGCCTCTTCAAGGACCTCGAGACGTTGCGGAAGCGGATCGAGTCCGATCCCCGCGTGACCGAGGCGGCGCAGAAGTGGTCGGACTGTATGGCCGACGCCGGGCACAGCGGTCTGCGCAAGGTCGAAGACGGCCGGATGAAGATCAATCAGCGGATGGACGCCCTCACAGGCGGTGGCATGCCGCCTTCGGCCAAGCCTGGTACGGCGATCAAGATCCCGACGCTGAAGGACGTCGACCCGGCCAAGGCGGCCGCGTTGCGCAAGGACGAGATCGCGATGGCCATTCAGGACCTCAAGTGCCGCCAGGCCGGATACGACGACGCGTACAAGAAGGTCCAGTACGAGTTGGAGGCCGAGTTCGTCAAGGACAACAAGGCACAGCTCGAGCAGTACAAGGAGAGCACCTCGAACGAGAACGCTCCGGACGACAAGGGCGGCAAGTGACTCCATCACCCCGCTCCCGCCGCCGGGTGCTGGTGAGCGTCTCCTCGATCGCGGTCGCGGCCCTGGGCGTGGGCGTTCTGGCGGGCAGCCGGATCGCCTCGCCCGAGGACGCCGCCGCCCGGACGGCACCGCCGAAGGCCTCGCAGATCACCGTGCCGGTGGAGAAGCGGGCGTTGTCCAGCAAGGTCGTCGCCCGGGGTGACGCGTCGTTCGACGGCGCGGTCAACCTGCGGGTGGAGACGGCCGGGTTGGGAACGCCTGCGGTCGTCACCGGCAAGGTGCCGGCTGTCGGCGCGTACGTCAACGAGGGCAAGGCTGTTCTCGAGATCACCGGCCGGCCAGTGATCGCGCTGGCCGGCGCACTACCGATGTACCGCGCGCTTCGGCCGGGGTCGCGCGGGCCCGACGTACTCCAGTTGGAGCAGGTGCTGCGCCGGCTGAAGTTCGACCCGGGCGCGGTAGACGGTGTCTACACCTCGGATACCGGTCAGGCCGTCGCGCGGTTGTTCCGCGCGGCGGGGTACGAGGCGCCCGAGGTCGACCAGCAGTACAAGAACGCCGTGGACCAGGCCAAGCAGCAGGTGAAGTCGGCCCAGGACGGCGTCCGGAACGCGAAGCGCACGCTCAAGCAGGCGCAGGCCGGCCCGACCGAAGCGCAGTTGGTCCAGGCGAACAACGAGGTCGAGGCCGCCGAACGTGAACTCAACGCCGCCCGCGGCAACGCGAAGGCGTACGCCGCGGCGAAGGACCGGCTCGAACTCGCCAAGGCCCAGCGCCGGGATCTGCTGAAGGACAAGGACATCTCGATCGAGAAGTCCGCCCTCGCCGATGCCCAGGAGCGTTTGACCGACGCGAACGACGCACTGGTGAAAGCCCAGGCCGAGGCCGGTACGCCGCTGCCGGTGTCCGAGGTGGTCTACGTGAAGAGCCTGCCGCGCCGGGTGGACAAGGTGAACGTGAGCCGAGGTGCGGTGGTCAATGGCGACGTGATGTCGGTCAGCGGCGCGTCCCTGGTAGTGACGCTCAAGGTCGACGCTGCCACCAAGGAACTGCTCAAGGGCGGTATGGCCGCCAGTCTCGACCTCGGCGACGGCAAGCTCATCCCAGCCCGCGTGACCCGGATTACCCGGTCAGACGACGGCTGGAACGTGGTGATCAGTCCGAAGAGCCTGACCGGCCAGCAGCTCGAACGGCTGCGATCGGCCAACGTACGCGTCACCATCCCCGTCAAGAGCACCCAGGGCAAGGTGCTCGCCGTACCCACCTCTGCGCTCTCTGCCGGGCCTGACGGGGAGTCGCGGGTAGAGGTTCTCCGTAACGGCAAGG
Encoded here:
- a CDS encoding response regulator transcription factor; this encodes MAARILVAEDDLKQAELIRRYLERDGHSTVVVHDGRAAIEEARRRAPDLLVLDVMMPKVDGLDVTRVLRADGNIPIIMLTARSTEDDLLLGLDLGADDYLTKPYNPRELVARVRTVLRRAGTADAAKVYQVGELVIDPIRHEVSLGGRLIEVTPAEFKILACLAASPGRAFTRQQLLEHAFGFEHYVFDRTIDVHVMNLRKKLEAAPARPTYLLTVYGVGYKLTDAIAGKARADAP
- a CDS encoding peptidoglycan-binding protein; the protein is MTPSPRSRRRVLVSVSSIAVAALGVGVLAGSRIASPEDAAARTAPPKASQITVPVEKRALSSKVVARGDASFDGAVNLRVETAGLGTPAVVTGKVPAVGAYVNEGKAVLEITGRPVIALAGALPMYRALRPGSRGPDVLQLEQVLRRLKFDPGAVDGVYTSDTGQAVARLFRAAGYEAPEVDQQYKNAVDQAKQQVKSAQDGVRNAKRTLKQAQAGPTEAQLVQANNEVEAAERELNAARGNAKAYAAAKDRLELAKAQRRDLLKDKDISIEKSALADAQERLTDANDALVKAQAEAGTPLPVSEVVYVKSLPRRVDKVNVSRGAVVNGDVMSVSGASLVVTLKVDAATKELLKGGMAASLDLGDGKLIPARVTRITRSDDGWNVVISPKSLTGQQLERLRSANVRVTIPVKSTQGKVLAVPTSALSAGPDGESRVEVLRNGKVELVRVEVGLSADGFAEIKPVGGQLAEGDQVVVGK